From one Lycium ferocissimum isolate CSIRO_LF1 chromosome 7, AGI_CSIRO_Lferr_CH_V1, whole genome shotgun sequence genomic stretch:
- the LOC132061902 gene encoding uncharacterized protein LOC132061902, which yields MYFDGAAQRDGAGAGVVFVTPQGEVLPYSFTLTQCCSNNVAEYQALILGLEMAVDMKQLQLQVFGDSQLIINQLLGSYDVKKPKLLPYYGYAQKLIGWLGDVTLQHVPRRENKKADTLAALPSALTLPDQTRVTICQKRVIPPPNEEEGAKNEIEYLVVKFLRLQRKTGDNPSLTT from the coding sequence ATGTACTTTGATGGTGCTGCACAACGTGATGGGGCTGGTGCTGGTGTGGTGTTTGTTACTCCGCAAGGAGAAGTTCTACCATACTCCTTTACTTTGACACAATGTTGCTCCAACAATGTCGCTGAATATCAGGCACTAATACTTGGACTTGAAATGGCCGTCGACATGAAGCAGTTGCAGTTGCAAGTCTTTGGTGACTCTCAGTTGATAATCAATCAACTCTTAGGAAGCTATGATGTCAAGAAGCCCAAATTACTCCCCTATTATGGTTATGCTCAGAAGTTGATAGGATGGCTTGGAGACGTGACTCTTCAGCATGTTCCTAGGAGGGAAAATAAGAAAGCCGATACTTTAGCTGCTCTACCTTCAGCGCTTACTCTGCCAGATCAAACACGAGTGACTATCTGTCAAAAACGGGTAATCCCTCCGCCAAATGAGGAAGAAGGCGCGAAAAATGAGATTGAGTATCTCGTAGTCAAGTTTCTGAGGCTGCAAAGGAAGACTGGCGACAACCCATCATTGACTACTTGA
- the LOC132061903 gene encoding uncharacterized protein LOC132061903 yields the protein MVKDCLDYARRCKAYVIGSLSKSFGGHLYILAATDYFSKWAEAVALKEVKKENVANFIRVNIIYRFSIPRYIITDNGKPFDNKLMNKICDLFGFKQRKSSTYHAVANGLAEAFNKTLCNLLKKVVSKSKRDWHERMEEALLAIQQGLTEEENARLRLAELEALDEKRLEAQQNLECYQARISRAFNKKVHLRSFQVGDQVLVVRRSIIVSHKSGENSPQNGMDHMSYKKHIQVALTSLLMRMA from the exons ATGGTGAAAGATTGCTTGGACTATGCTCGAAGATGCAAGGCTT ACGTCATTGGTTCGTTGTCGAAATCCTTTGGTGGACACTTGTACATCTTGGCTGCAACCGACTACTTCTCAAAATGGGCCGAAGCTGTTGCTCTTAAAGAAGTGAAAAAGGAGAATGTTGCAAACTTCATCCGAGTAAATATCATCTACCGCTTCAGCATTCCTCGTTACATAATAACGGACAATGGCAAGCCATTTGATAACAAATTGATGAACAAGATTTGTGATCTCTTCGGCTTCAAGCAGCGTAAATCTTCTACGTATCATGCTGTCGCCAACGGTCTAGCTGAAGCGTTCAATAAGACTCTATGTAACTTATTGAAGAAGGTTGTCTCCAAGTCTAAACGAGATTGGCATGAACGAATGGAAGAAGCTTT ACTTGCTATTCAACAAGGGCTCACTGAAGAGGAAAATGCTCGATTGCGTCTTGCAGAGTTAGAAGCACTTGATGAGAAAAGGCTGGAGGCTCAACAAAATCTTGAATGTTATCAAGCCCGTATATCTCGTGCCTTCAACAAAAAGGTTCACTTGAGGTCCTTTCAAGTGGGAGATCAAGTCCTTGTAGTAAGAAGATCCATCATTGTTTCCCATAAGTCTGGGGAAAATTCACCTCAAAATGGGATGGACCATATGTCGTACAAGAAGCATATTCAAGTGGCGCTTACAAGCTTGTTGATGCGGATGGCTTGA